DNA sequence from the Chitinophaga flava genome:
CCTTGATGAGCCCAGCATAGGACTGCATGCCCGCGATACACACCGGCTGATCAATGTACTGAAGGAGCTGCGCGATCTCGGTAACACCGTAGTGATCGTAGAGCATGATGAGCAGATCATGGAAGAAGCTGACTACATCATCGATATGGGGCCGCTGGCCAGCCATCTGGGTGGTGAAGTGATTTTCGCCGGTACCTATCAGGAGATACTGACCGACCCTAAAAGCCTTACCGGTAAATATCTCGGCGGTACCCTCCGCATAGATCCGCCACAGAAACTACGTAAATGGAAAAAGGCCATTACACTGGAAGGTTGCCGTCAGCATAATCTGAAAGATATTACAGTAGACTTTCCGTTGGAGGTACTCACGGTAGTAACAGGTGTCAGCGGTTCCGGTAAAACCACGCTGGTAAAACAAATCCTTTATCCTGCACTCATGAAGCTGAAAGGAGAGTTTGCCGAAAGGGTAGGATATCACAAAGTCATGAAAGGCGCTGTAGATGATATCACCCAGATTGAAATGGTAGACCAGAACCCAATCGGAAAATCATCCCGCTCTAATCCGGTGACCTACATCAAAGCATACGATGAAATCAGAGACCTGTATGCTAAGCAGCCGCTGAGCAAGATGCGTGGATTCCAGCCCAAACATTTTTCATTCAACGTAGACGGCGGCCGCTGTGACGCTTGTAAAGGCGAAGGAGAAGTAGTGGTGGAGATGCAATTCCTCGCGGATGTACACCTGTTGTGCGAAAGCTGTGGCGGTAAAAAGTTCAAGGACGAAGTGCTGGAAGTAACCTATAAAAACAAAAATATCTACGAAATACTGGAACTCAGTGTAGATGAGGCATTGGAGTTTTTTAAGGATGAAAAAGATGTTTGCAATAAAATCAAACCACTGAGTGATGTAGGTTTAGGTTATATCAAACTGGGACAAAGCAGCGATACCCTGAGTGGTGGTGAGGCACAGCGTGTGAAACTGGCTTCCTTCCTGGGTAAGGGTAAAGCACAGGGCAAAATCCTGTTTATCTTCGATGAACCTACTACGGGTCTGCATTTTCATGATATCAAAAAGCTGCTCAACTCTTTCAATGCATTGATTGATCAGGGGCATACGGTACTGGTGATCGAGCATAACCTCGATGTGATCCGCAGTGCTGACTGGGTGATTGACCTGGGGCCTGAAGGCGGTGCCGGCGGCGGAAATCTGCTGTATACCGGTGTTCCGGAAGGACTGAAAAAAGTGAAAGAAAGTTATACCGGGAAGTTTATTTAAAAAGATAAAGGGCGCGGATTCCGCGCCCTTTATCTTTTTACTGTATGGATGTAGATATGATGGTCTCCCAACCATTTATCGGTAATGTCTTCTATACGGTTAGAACCGGTCCGTTGTAGTATTGCTGTGCGTATTTCATCCAGTGTCCGATTTTCGCCTATCATACTCTCTATCCAGGAAGACCGGCCATCCGTGAATACGATGAAATATTTTTCCTGCATTATCTGCCCCAGCCTGTCATAAAAAGAAAGAATCCTGGAGTATTTTTCTCTCATATCCTCCCACTGCCGGTTCTCAGGGTCCAGAGCCCACAGCTCGATATCAAAAGCATGAAAGACGACCGTCTTTTCATTAAAGTCTACATAGTTGAAAAAAGTAGGAAACTGCCACCAGTAAACAAACGGCATGTTCTCTTCTTCCTCTTCACTAAGTGGTTGTTCTCCTCTGGCTTTTTTCCACTTGTATTCCAGGGTAGCTTCATCATAGATTTCCCGCCAGTCAGGCATGCCCTTTTCTTTTCTTGGCCAGGGGAATGTATAAAACTGCCTCAGTACTTTATCTTCATTTAATACCAAGCCCAGGTCAAGTATCTGGGAGGGTGTCAGATGATGGTCGGTAACGGCAAACAGGGATATAGGCATAATGAGTTTTTATCTCAGCCTGTCGAGGGATTTGATGAGTTTTTCATCTTTGTAAATACCTCTGGCGGCCAGGAACAGTAATACGATCAATAGTATCGGAAGGAAAGAAGCGAATTGGTAAGAAGCGCTGGAAATAGCTACACCACTGGCTACCAGCTTGTTGGCTGTTTGCTGTACCACATAATACTGATAACCCAGTGCTGCAAATGCAAACAGGATATTGAAGATGGTAAGGCGGAATTGCAGTTTACGTTTTTTGAACAGGATGATACATCCCAGTGCCAGCAGGATAATGATCACGTACAACACGAATAACAGGTAGTTGCTGGAGGCATTGACAGCAGTTTGTGTGCCATTGCTCAGCTTGGCTTTCCACAGATCAAAGGATAATGAGGCGGCGCCGGCTCCGGCTGCCAACAACAGATAAAGACTCTGAATGCGTTGTATCATGATATTTGTGAATGTTTAACGGCGTAAAAGTAAGTAAATTTAACGGTTGAAATGCGCAATATCTGATAGGGACTTGACTATTTTGGTAGGATGCTTAGTGTAATACTTCGTATATTGCACGCCCAATAACAATCTTTTTATTTATATGGCAAGAAAACTGAACAAGCAGGATGCGTTGGACTATCATGCAAAGGGAAGGCCGGGCAAAATTGAAGTAATACCTACAAAAGATACGAAAACGCAGTGGGATCTTTCCCTGGCCTATTCTCCGGGCGTTGCGGAACCTTGTAAAGAGATTCA
Encoded proteins:
- a CDS encoding DUF4293 domain-containing protein, with translation MIQRIQSLYLLLAAGAGAASLSFDLWKAKLSNGTQTAVNASSNYLLFVLYVIIILLALGCIILFKKRKLQFRLTIFNILFAFAALGYQYYVVQQTANKLVASGVAISSASYQFASFLPILLIVLLFLAARGIYKDEKLIKSLDRLR